The following proteins are co-located in the Vibrio azureus genome:
- a CDS encoding type II secretion system F family protein: MSIKSFTIVIVFVYVNNILVKLFFEKFFIKEERTRIKVNFTYFLDLLATATKSGMTIELALIAVSEYIGSMSLSLSNYIHIYSNDISTNGFTVASENLRKNIEIQEIKDFTAVLENAVESGAAVNDALRMLSKETRSFHFIETEEKIGKISAKMGVPLILFIMFPIIVEIIAPGVLNLMSKL; this comes from the coding sequence GTGTCAATTAAATCTTTTACTATAGTGATTGTTTTTGTTTATGTTAACAATATCTTAGTTAAATTATTCTTTGAGAAGTTCTTCATCAAGGAAGAAAGAACTAGAATAAAAGTAAACTTTACTTATTTTCTGGATTTGCTAGCAACTGCAACGAAATCAGGTATGACGATTGAGCTTGCATTAATTGCGGTCTCTGAGTATATCGGTTCGATGTCATTATCATTGTCTAATTACATTCATATATACTCAAATGATATTTCGACTAATGGATTCACAGTAGCAAGTGAAAACTTGAGAAAGAATATTGAAATTCAAGAAATAAAAGATTTCACAGCTGTACTTGAGAATGCTGTTGAAAGTGGCGCTGCTGTTAATGATGCTTTACGAATGTTATCTAAGGAAACCCGAAGTTTTCATTTTATTGAAACCGAAGAAAAAATTGGGAAAATAAGTGCTAAAATGGGCGTGCCTCTTATTTTATTCATCATGTTCCCAATCATTGTTGAAATTATTGCTCCTGGTGTTCTCAATCTTATGAGTAAACTATAA
- a CDS encoding tetratricopeptide repeat protein: MKKLIIYCLFGLCLSACQATKTSEIGPELTFNLKSYEKVISQLSEKKLLTDRENYMLAYSFYKIGQSDRAIFLLSGKKQLKDDDLYLLAIIYLENNDKASAKNYLDKIKSHKSYQEDNKLAAKVDNLYLLAKCDDLGKEQCSTEFNSLSKKYPTSEFIYKNMLLSHFVYQPNDKSNFLKIYNTYETNKEDLESVVLAGVISGQDDIAIELLNKKYKDKDKVLLIYEAIKDAKVNE, translated from the coding sequence ATGAAAAAACTGATCATATATTGCCTTTTTGGCTTATGTTTATCTGCTTGTCAAGCAACCAAGACTTCTGAAATTGGTCCTGAGTTGACTTTTAACCTAAAAAGCTACGAAAAGGTGATTTCTCAATTATCTGAAAAGAAGTTGCTTACAGACAGAGAAAACTACATGTTGGCGTATTCTTTTTATAAAATTGGTCAAAGTGATAGAGCTATATTTTTGCTGAGTGGTAAGAAGCAGTTAAAGGATGATGATCTCTATCTTTTAGCTATTATTTATTTAGAAAATAATGATAAAGCAAGTGCAAAAAACTACTTAGATAAAATAAAGTCCCACAAGTCCTATCAAGAAGATAACAAGCTGGCAGCAAAAGTAGATAATCTCTATTTATTAGCCAAATGTGATGATCTTGGTAAAGAGCAATGTAGTACGGAATTTAACTCATTGAGTAAAAAATATCCAACCTCTGAGTTTATTTATAAGAATATGCTCCTGTCTCACTTCGTTTATCAGCCAAATGACAAGTCTAATTTCTTAAAGATTTATAATACCTATGAAACGAATAAGGAAGATCTGGAGTCTGTTGTACTGGCTGGTGTGATTTCAGGTCAGGATGATATTGCCATCGAGCTATTAAATAAAAAATATAAAGATAAAGACAAAGTATTATTAATTTATGAAGCGATAAAAGATGCAAAAGTTAACGAGTGA
- a CDS encoding pilus assembly protein: MQKLTSESGSASVEAIFTIPILIYILIVMVGFLQYVHNESIFNYNITRALHLFDYNSIVIDNDLDASKLKFIESLNYNLNQSVINLDEDSLRFDCFDDLNSLINSSYSIECNRSTIGESQVIRISFQLDYKRFSWLFSKIFPDDFLGLSRELIILNESI; the protein is encoded by the coding sequence ATGCAAAAGTTAACGAGTGAATCAGGCTCAGCTTCCGTGGAAGCAATATTTACTATTCCAATACTGATTTATATCCTTATTGTTATGGTTGGTTTTCTTCAATATGTTCATAATGAAAGTATATTTAACTATAATATAACTCGAGCATTACATTTGTTTGATTATAATTCTATCGTTATCGATAATGATCTTGATGCATCGAAGCTGAAGTTTATTGAATCTCTTAATTATAATTTGAATCAGAGTGTTATTAATTTAGATGAAGATAGCCTTCGTTTTGATTGCTTTGATGATTTAAATAGTCTTATAAACAGTTCTTATTCTATTGAATGTAATAGAAGTACTATCGGTGAATCTCAAGTGATTCGTATTAGCTTTCAACTTGATTACAAGAGATTTTCTTGGTTATTCTCGAAAATATTTCCAGATGACTTTTTAGGTTTGAGTAGGGAGTTAATTATCTTAAATGAATCAATTTAA
- the tadF gene encoding tight adherence pilus pseudopilin TadF, with protein MNQFNTDSGSIAVEATILMPCLLILTLLIMQFSAATSLKLELSDMTFQIGRLISNRHDVFSGNLSSTDINKISKAFHLEERNISIFVEELAYGEIDSSGQNYNILKLYHDIDGRHCDIDEALSVQPVINAFNKFHSVYRVTLCRHIESFNTLPIPNTLYNWFEVKFSSTHYGIHH; from the coding sequence ATGAATCAATTTAATACAGATTCCGGCAGCATTGCTGTTGAAGCGACGATACTTATGCCATGTCTGTTGATTTTGACGCTTCTTATTATGCAATTTTCTGCTGCCACCTCTCTTAAACTTGAGTTATCTGATATGACTTTTCAAATAGGGCGTTTAATATCGAATAGACATGATGTGTTTTCAGGTAATCTATCTAGCACAGACATCAATAAGATATCTAAGGCTTTTCATCTTGAAGAAAGAAATATATCTATTTTTGTTGAAGAGCTAGCGTATGGAGAGATTGACTCCAGTGGACAGAATTACAATATATTAAAATTGTATCATGATATTGATGGTCGGCACTGCGACATAGATGAAGCATTATCTGTTCAGCCAGTAATTAATGCTTTTAATAAGTTTCACTCAGTTTATCGAGTGACTCTATGTCGTCATATTGAGAGCTTCAATACGCTTCCTATACCCAATACCCTCTATAACTGGTTTGAAGTTAAGTTTTCCTCGACCCACTATGGGATACATCACTAA
- a CDS encoding helix-turn-helix domain-containing protein: MNKQVFWKLDKSHRRLYGENGIEIHFTKYEFNLFFYLLSQQQQVCSSSSIIEQVWGDSPKGSYAADSSNLIQLISKIRRQLKPLEKIMEIKSQRGVGYFLSMSEGYVFNDDEISYTPQTIYDRDSETEKKYRFYQSQFLKQLFSLNQDRQFRIRDFGFVLLLSVFFGGILLLRQTSRLPTSPVYKANSGLHVGDCGIPSELIFTQENLACSDISDFNFAQDHSYIISKAAGNIYVSSF, translated from the coding sequence ATGAATAAGCAAGTATTCTGGAAACTGGATAAAAGCCATCGCAGACTGTACGGTGAAAATGGCATAGAGATACATTTTACCAAATATGAGTTTAATCTGTTTTTTTACTTGTTGTCCCAGCAACAACAGGTGTGTTCTAGTTCATCGATCATTGAGCAAGTTTGGGGTGATTCGCCAAAGGGCAGCTATGCTGCAGACAGTTCAAATCTTATTCAGTTAATCTCTAAAATTAGGCGGCAGTTAAAACCGCTTGAAAAAATCATGGAAATTAAAAGCCAACGTGGTGTGGGCTACTTTCTTTCTATGTCTGAAGGGTATGTGTTTAATGACGATGAAATAAGCTACACCCCACAAACGATTTACGATAGAGATTCTGAGACGGAAAAAAAATATCGCTTTTATCAAAGCCAATTTTTAAAACAGCTGTTTAGTCTTAACCAAGATCGTCAATTTAGAATACGCGATTTTGGTTTCGTGTTGCTTCTTTCAGTGTTTTTTGGGGGGATTTTATTGTTGCGCCAGACTTCGCGGCTTCCGACAAGTCCAGTTTACAAGGCGAATTCTGGTTTGCATGTTGGAGACTGTGGCATTCCATCAGAGCTGATTTTTACTCAAGAAAATTTGGCTTGTAGCGATATCAGCGACTTTAATTTTGCACAAGATCATTCCTATATCATCAGTAAAGCAGCAGGGAATATCTATGTTTCTTCGTTTTAA
- a CDS encoding tetratricopeptide repeat protein, whose protein sequence is MKGYIKWLASLALISGVSSAPVIAANPELSDRTFRTVNKVQELIAEENYTKAVAKINAALKSSGKKQYDKAVLLQQMGFLYSLKDDYPKAAKYFAQALSLDALPVPVAQQVRYSLAQLYLAEGQFKQSVVTMKEWFKTAQSTEEKPQAHAYITLASAYVQLGDYKNAIPPTKQAIAMSKNPSESWYQLLMSAHYELKQFRSVAGVLKILTTEYPQNKRYWTQLSGIYMELKQERNALSTLEMAHKLGLLEGEKEHLRLVNFQAYQGVPYRAATTLQASIEQGLVTRSAANLEKLASFWQQAQELDKSIDTYLLAYNMAPTAKTQLKVARLMILDKQYAAATKFAKKAAPDAKRKDKGELSYIRGMAHFELNQPNHALKAMKNSALVPEISNMAGPWINFLESQS, encoded by the coding sequence ATGAAAGGATATATAAAGTGGTTGGCTTCTCTGGCGTTGATTTCAGGCGTGTCTAGCGCGCCTGTTATTGCCGCTAACCCGGAGCTATCTGACAGAACATTTCGGACAGTCAATAAAGTACAAGAGCTGATTGCTGAGGAGAATTACACCAAAGCCGTCGCCAAGATCAACGCGGCACTAAAAAGCTCGGGGAAAAAACAATATGACAAAGCCGTTTTGCTGCAACAAATGGGATTTCTATATTCATTAAAAGATGACTATCCCAAAGCTGCAAAATATTTTGCTCAGGCCTTAAGCCTTGACGCATTGCCAGTACCCGTAGCCCAGCAAGTGCGTTACAGCTTAGCCCAACTTTATCTCGCAGAGGGGCAATTTAAACAATCCGTTGTAACCATGAAGGAATGGTTTAAAACCGCACAGAGCACAGAAGAAAAACCACAAGCACACGCTTATATCACTCTAGCCAGTGCCTATGTTCAACTTGGAGATTACAAAAATGCAATCCCTCCCACCAAACAAGCGATTGCGATGAGTAAAAACCCGAGTGAATCTTGGTATCAGTTGTTGATGTCTGCCCATTACGAACTCAAACAGTTTAGAAGTGTGGCGGGGGTACTTAAGATCTTAACTACTGAGTACCCACAAAATAAGCGTTACTGGACTCAGCTCTCCGGCATATACATGGAGTTGAAACAAGAGCGCAATGCCTTATCCACATTAGAAATGGCCCACAAATTAGGTCTATTAGAAGGTGAAAAAGAGCATTTACGTTTGGTCAACTTCCAAGCTTATCAAGGTGTCCCTTATCGAGCAGCCACCACGCTACAAGCTTCCATAGAGCAAGGTCTGGTGACGCGCAGTGCCGCTAACTTAGAAAAGTTGGCTTCTTTCTGGCAACAAGCGCAAGAATTAGATAAGTCGATTGATACTTACCTTCTTGCTTATAACATGGCACCCACAGCCAAGACGCAGCTCAAAGTTGCTCGTTTAATGATTTTAGATAAGCAATATGCAGCAGCAACCAAGTTTGCCAAAAAAGCCGCGCCGGATGCCAAGCGAAAGGACAAAGGGGAACTGAGTTATATTCGAGGCATGGCACATTTTGAATTGAATCAGCCCAATCATGCTCTTAAAGCGATGAAAAATTCAGCTCTTGTACCAGAAATAAGCAATATGGCAGGCCCGTGGATAAACTTTTTAGAATCGCAAAGCTAA
- a CDS encoding energy transducer TonB has translation MRYLASLALALIVSLGLFWGMDKLVNKERHELVSNEDLRMVEFIRIKPDEKIQEKKRELPKPPPPKRPPPPPEMKVTATVKPVMEQIPMDMPKLDLPVNVTGGSVLGHYTQGGGAKLAGSGGPVPLATFQPQMPRKAARAGIEKGIVLIEFTVNQRGGVQDIKVLKETPRKLGLGRAAKKTVSKWTFKPKMVDGKPADARLSQEIEFSTN, from the coding sequence ATGCGGTATTTGGCCTCCCTTGCCTTGGCGCTGATTGTCTCCCTCGGATTATTCTGGGGGATGGACAAGCTGGTAAATAAAGAGCGCCACGAATTAGTGTCAAATGAAGACCTCCGCATGGTGGAATTCATACGCATTAAACCCGATGAAAAAATACAGGAGAAAAAACGCGAATTACCCAAACCGCCACCACCGAAGCGCCCACCCCCTCCCCCAGAGATGAAGGTCACCGCAACGGTCAAGCCGGTTATGGAGCAAATTCCAATGGATATGCCAAAACTGGATCTGCCAGTCAATGTGACTGGTGGTTCGGTACTCGGTCACTACACCCAAGGTGGTGGAGCTAAATTGGCAGGAAGCGGCGGCCCCGTACCTTTGGCCACATTCCAACCTCAGATGCCACGTAAGGCAGCACGAGCAGGAATCGAAAAGGGCATCGTTTTAATCGAGTTTACCGTCAACCAACGAGGTGGGGTTCAGGACATCAAAGTACTCAAAGAAACGCCTCGCAAACTCGGGTTAGGTCGAGCCGCGAAAAAAACCGTTTCAAAGTGGACCTTTAAACCCAAGATGGTCGATGGTAAGCCCGCTGATGCCCGCTTATCACAGGAAATTGAGTTCTCAACCAATTAA
- a CDS encoding ExbD/TolR family protein — translation MKRRYSNNSSDEAAIDMTPMLDIVFIMLIFFIVTTSFVKEAGLEVNRPTASSAQTVKKGNIMVAIGAAGDVWVDKRRIETDAVRANIERLRAESPDGAVVIQADTEANAGVVVKVMDQIKMAGVESISIAATNKD, via the coding sequence ATGAAAAGACGCTATAGCAATAATAGCAGTGACGAAGCTGCTATCGATATGACTCCGATGCTCGACATCGTATTCATCATGTTGATCTTCTTTATCGTTACCACGTCGTTCGTGAAAGAAGCCGGTCTAGAAGTCAATCGTCCTACGGCAAGCTCTGCGCAAACCGTGAAAAAAGGGAACATCATGGTCGCTATCGGCGCTGCAGGTGATGTTTGGGTCGATAAACGCCGCATCGAAACTGATGCCGTACGTGCCAACATTGAGCGCCTTCGCGCAGAAAGCCCTGATGGTGCGGTTGTCATCCAAGCGGATACCGAAGCCAATGCTGGCGTGGTCGTAAAAGTGATGGACCAGATCAAGATGGCAGGTGTCGAAAGTATCTCCATTGCCGCAACCAATAAGGATTAA
- a CDS encoding MotA/TolQ/ExbB proton channel family protein: protein MWWLIAELESIRRFLGMGGDVLVAIFILSFMLWAVLLERWFYFAAVAPKAMKNTISSWQARSEHQSWNAKMIRQEMVSRQDIENKKGLPIIKVLIALCPLLGLLGTVVGMIQVFDILAVTGTGSPRAMASGISKATIPTLAGMVASLSGLFFSTRLDHLAKVTTQKLEDKLKHIA from the coding sequence ATGTGGTGGTTAATCGCAGAACTGGAATCAATTAGGCGCTTCTTGGGAATGGGTGGCGATGTACTCGTCGCCATTTTCATCCTCAGCTTTATGTTATGGGCAGTCTTGCTAGAACGTTGGTTTTACTTCGCTGCCGTCGCGCCAAAAGCCATGAAAAACACCATCAGCTCTTGGCAAGCACGTTCAGAGCATCAAAGCTGGAACGCTAAGATGATCCGACAAGAAATGGTCTCTCGTCAGGATATCGAGAATAAAAAGGGGTTACCCATCATCAAAGTGTTAATCGCACTTTGCCCTCTACTGGGTCTACTTGGCACCGTTGTCGGTATGATCCAAGTGTTCGATATCTTGGCAGTAACAGGAACAGGAAGCCCTAGAGCAATGGCCTCAGGGATCTCAAAGGCAACGATCCCGACACTTGCTGGGATGGTGGCTTCACTATCAGGACTTTTCTTCAGTACTCGTCTTGATCATTTAGCCAAAGTTACCACGCAGAAACTTGAAGATAAGTTAAAGCACATTGCCTGA
- a CDS encoding MotA/TolQ/ExbB proton channel family protein, producing the protein MKGFKTLAAGLLASFIMVAGVNADTPKNLSELLKNVQSESIVESKQNKVREAEFKNNRDQQAALLQQARDELAAQQTLGDQLKATFDENDKQLTELTETLRVRSGTLGEMFGVVRQYAGEFKGLFAASQNAVLFPEREALLTKLAESKALPSTQELEAFWYTILQQIVASGETTTASATVVYGEGKEAVRDITLVGEFNAIADGKYVTYVPQTGKFEELSRQPSNNITGLVGGFEAANNAYEPLFLDPSRGVILSLLVQSPTVQERIDQGGVVGYVILAMGAVGALIALICYVRLLVIGSKMRKQASSDSVIPGNPLGEVIQAYQEHKGDNLEDLEAKLDEIILRNAPSIERFVSSIKLFASVAPLLGLLGTVMGMIGTFQAITLFGTGDPKLMAGGISEALVTTMLGLVVAIPLLFLYTIVHSKGRRLVQTLEEQSAGFIARYQEKLHKAES; encoded by the coding sequence ATGAAAGGATTCAAAACTCTAGCCGCTGGCTTACTTGCGAGTTTCATTATGGTCGCGGGCGTCAATGCCGACACTCCGAAAAATTTATCAGAACTGCTTAAAAACGTTCAATCAGAGAGTATCGTTGAGTCTAAGCAGAACAAAGTACGTGAAGCGGAGTTCAAAAATAACCGCGATCAGCAAGCCGCTCTCTTACAGCAGGCTCGTGATGAACTTGCCGCACAACAAACTCTAGGTGACCAACTGAAAGCCACCTTTGACGAGAACGACAAGCAGTTAACCGAGCTAACAGAAACTCTTCGCGTGCGTTCCGGCACCTTAGGTGAAATGTTTGGGGTCGTTCGTCAATATGCTGGCGAATTTAAAGGCTTATTTGCGGCGTCACAAAATGCAGTGCTGTTTCCTGAACGTGAAGCGCTTCTGACCAAACTGGCTGAGAGCAAAGCATTACCTTCTACTCAAGAGCTGGAAGCATTTTGGTACACCATTCTGCAGCAAATCGTCGCCTCAGGAGAAACAACCACGGCATCAGCAACGGTTGTTTACGGAGAAGGTAAAGAAGCCGTTCGAGACATCACTTTGGTTGGTGAATTCAACGCGATTGCAGACGGTAAATACGTCACTTATGTCCCTCAAACCGGTAAGTTTGAAGAACTGTCTCGTCAGCCAAGTAACAACATCACTGGTTTAGTTGGCGGCTTTGAAGCAGCAAATAACGCATACGAACCCCTTTTCCTCGATCCTTCACGTGGCGTGATCTTATCTTTGCTTGTTCAGAGCCCCACCGTGCAAGAACGCATCGACCAAGGTGGCGTTGTCGGCTATGTGATCCTAGCGATGGGAGCGGTTGGCGCACTGATTGCCCTTATCTGTTACGTACGTCTATTAGTGATTGGCAGCAAAATGCGCAAACAAGCCAGCTCAGACAGCGTGATACCAGGTAACCCTCTAGGTGAAGTAATTCAAGCTTACCAAGAGCATAAAGGGGACAACCTAGAAGATCTGGAAGCCAAATTAGATGAGATCATCTTACGTAATGCTCCAAGTATTGAACGCTTTGTGAGCTCAATCAAGCTGTTTGCTTCTGTAGCGCCTCTGCTCGGTCTACTTGGTACCGTTATGGGAATGATTGGTACTTTCCAAGCCATCACTCTATTCGGTACAGGCGATCCAAAACTGATGGCGGGTGGTATTTCTGAGGCACTAGTGACAACCATGCTTGGTCTAGTGGTCGCGATCCCACTGCTGTTCCTCTACACCATCGTACACAGTAAAGGCCGTCGCTTGGTGCAAACTCTTGAAGAACAGAGTGCAGGTTTCATCGCTCGCTATCAGGAAAAGCTGCATAAGGCCGAAAGCTAA
- a CDS encoding DUF3450 domain-containing protein — MALKEFGVSAITAALLAVSGTAIAADSGTVVANQAKVTKSSQASQQKIDHYAESTESMLSEYKGLLRQIDSMKVYNEQISRMVESQQGELDSLNAQIAQIDQTATEVVPLTLKMIDALDEFVTLDLPFQKEERTIRVQELRDLMDRADVTTSEKFRKVMAAYQIEEGFSRSLESYKASLERNGETVTYDFLRVGRTALLFQSPDGGETGMWNQQTRQWESLPESYRLAVQQGLRIAKKQAPPALIKLPVFAGEE, encoded by the coding sequence ATGGCGTTAAAGGAATTTGGCGTAAGTGCAATCACTGCCGCTCTGTTGGCGGTAAGTGGAACAGCAATCGCAGCAGACTCAGGCACTGTGGTCGCGAATCAAGCGAAAGTAACCAAGTCTTCTCAGGCTTCACAACAAAAAATTGATCACTACGCAGAAAGTACAGAAAGCATGCTGAGCGAATACAAAGGCTTACTTCGCCAGATCGACAGCATGAAAGTCTACAACGAACAAATCAGCCGTATGGTTGAGTCACAGCAAGGAGAGCTGGATTCTCTCAACGCTCAGATTGCTCAGATCGACCAAACGGCAACGGAAGTGGTGCCCCTAACCTTAAAAATGATCGACGCATTAGATGAATTCGTGACCCTCGATCTGCCTTTCCAAAAAGAAGAGCGCACCATTCGTGTCCAAGAACTTCGTGACCTCATGGATCGTGCTGATGTCACCACATCGGAAAAATTCCGTAAAGTCATGGCGGCCTATCAAATCGAAGAAGGCTTTTCACGCTCGCTGGAGTCTTACAAAGCAAGCCTGGAGCGAAATGGGGAAACCGTGACGTACGATTTCCTACGTGTTGGTCGTACTGCCCTGCTGTTCCAATCACCTGATGGCGGTGAAACGGGCATGTGGAACCAACAAACTCGCCAATGGGAATCCCTACCTGAAAGCTACCGCCTTGCTGTACAACAAGGACTGCGTATCGCTAAGAAACAAGCGCCACCTGCGCTGATCAAACTGCCTGTATTTGCTGGGGAGGAATAA